In the genome of Calothrix sp. PCC 6303, the window AGCATGTACTGTTGGAGAGAAGTATCAACTTTAACTTGTTTACATGCTTGGCGAATTTGTTCCACTTCATGGAGTGTAATGCAAGGCTCTAAGTTAGAGATTACCTGATCGTTTTGTTGGCGTTGCAACATTTGTAATTCTTCGTCAATGCTGGGATAACCCAAACTTAAAGACAGCATAAATCTGTCCATCTGTGCTTCTGGAAGGGGAAACGTACCCTGGTATTCGATGGGGTTTTGGGTGGCAATTACAAAAAAAGGCGAGGAAACAGGGCGAGAAATACCATCAATTGTGACTTGATATTCTTCCATGACTTCCAGGAGTGCTGATTGGGTGCGAGGTGTGGCACGGTTGATTTCGTCAGCAAGGAGAATATTTGTGAATACTGGACCAGAAAGAAAGAGAAATTCCCCGTTTTTGGGGTTCCAAATATTTGTACCTGTGATATCTGTTGGTAAGAGGTCGGGGGTACATTGAATCCGCTGAAATTTCCCATCTATCGAACGTGCTAAGGATTTTGCCAAGAGAGTTTTACCAACACCGGGAACATCTTCGAGAAGTGCATGACCCCCCCCGAAAAGGGCAACCATTACCAGACGTATTGCTTCACTTTTACCGACGATGGTAAGAGCAAGATTTTCGGTTAAAGCTGCAATTTTTTCTCTCATATTTCTGCCGGCAATAATGAATAACGTCTGCTAAATCAGGGAACAGAGAACAGTGAACAGGGGTGAAATAATATACTTGATAAAAACTACACTAGGTTCAAAGTAGCTTGAACTGATAACTGGTAACTGATAACTGGTAAAATTAGGTAAGGGCGCGACAGATGCCGTGCCCTAGCTTTACTTCTTGAGTCCTGTGTTTAGTGTTCCCGCAAGTTGAGAAAACGAACACTTAGATGTGAAAAAATGTTTTAGCGTTTTGAGCATCCTGTTGAATTTGGGTTTTGAGATCTGCTAGGGAAGGAAATTTGCGTTCGGGGCGGAGAAAATCTTGGAGTTCTATTGTGAGTTTTTGGTCGTATAGATCACCTGACCAGTCAAGTAGATGTACTTCAGTCGTTGTTTGAACACCGTTGACCGTGGGGCGATTACCAATATTCATCACCCCAAAACCAATATGTTGAGTTGTAT includes:
- a CDS encoding AAA family ATPase, which gives rise to MREKIAALTENLALTIVGKSEAIRLVMVALFGGGHALLEDVPGVGKTLLAKSLARSIDGKFQRIQCTPDLLPTDITGTNIWNPKNGEFLFLSGPVFTNILLADEINRATPRTQSALLEVMEEYQVTIDGISRPVSSPFFVIATQNPIEYQGTFPLPEAQMDRFMLSLSLGYPSIDEELQMLQRQQNDQVISNLEPCITLHEVEQIRQACKQVKVDTSLQQYMLELVRATRQDEEIMLGVSPRGTASLQRATQALAFISGRDYAIPDDVKFLAPHVLCHRMIPISGRRSRTVMERILRAVFIP